Below is a genomic region from Streptomyces sp. RPA4-2.
CGCCGTGGCGCACAGCGCCTCGTTGCTCGCCGACAATCCGGACACGGACATCGTGGACGCCGACATCCGTCGCCCGGCCGAGGTGCTGTCCTCGCCGCAGGTGCAGAAACTGATCGACTTCGATCAGCCCGTCGCGGTGCTGATGATCACGATCCTGCACTTCATCGCGCCCGAGGAGGACCCCGCCGGCATCGTGGCCGCGTTCCGGGACGCCCTGCCCGAGGAGAGCTGGCTCGCGCTGACGCACGCGACGAACCAGGACCGCCCGGACACCGCCGCCGCCGTGGGGAAGTTGTACCGTTCCCGGGCCACCTCGCCGGTCACCGCCCGGTCCCACGGCGAGATCCTCGGGCTCTTCGACGGCTTCGACCTCGTGGAGCCCGGCCTGGTCTACGTACCCTTGTGGCGCCCGGACGCGGACGACCACATCCCGGAGAACCCGTCGGAGTACTGGGTGTACTCGGGCGTCGGCCGCAAGCGTCCGGCGGGCGGCTGAGCCGGTCACCCGGCGAGCCGCGCCTCGGCTCCGACTGTGTGCCGGACCTGATCCACGCGCACCGGCTCTGCCTGTGTGCCGGACCTGATCCGTGCGTACCCGCTCTGACAGCGTGCCGGACCTGATGCGCGCCGGGCCCCGAGGCGCGCTCACCGGTGTGCGGAGCTCCCGCACCCTCCGTGGAGGGCCGTCCCGGACGGGCGGCCCGTCCGGCGCGGCGGTCAGGGAATCACGGCGTCGATGCAGCCTCCGTCGACCCGCAGCGCGCCGCCCGTGGTGGCGGAGGCCTGGTCCGAACTCAGGTACACCACCATGTTGGCGATCTCCTCGGGGGCGATCAGACGCCGTAGCAGCGACTGCGGTCGGTGCTCGCGCATGAAGATCCGCTCCGCCTCCTCCCAGGGCAGGTCACGGCCGACCAGTTCGTACACGAACTCCTCGACGCCGGCGGTGTGGGTGGGGCCGGCGAGAACCGAGTTGACGGTGACGCCCGTTCCGGCGGCCTTCTTCGCGAAGCCGCGGCCGACGGCCAGGAGGGCGGTCTTCGTCATGCCGTAGTGGATCATCTCTTCGGGGATGGCCACCGCCGATTCACTGGCGATGTACTGAACGCGGCCCCAGTCGCTCTCGATCATCCGCGGCAGGTAGGCACGGGTGAGGCGGACCGCGGCGAGCACGTTCACCTCGAAGTACCGGCGCCATTCCTCATCGGTGATGTCCAGCGGGTCCTGGGAGCCGAAGACGCCCAGGTTGTTGATGAGGACGTCGACGTCCGGCAACGCGTCGAGGGCGGTCGCCGCCCCCTCCTCGGAGGAGACGTCCGCGCCGATGGCGACGAAGTCACCGTCCGGCACCTCCTCCCGCAGTTGCCTGACCGCCGCGTCGACCTTCTCCTTGTCGCGGCCGTTGACGCCCACCCGCGCCCCCGCGTCCGCGAGGCCCGCCGCGATGGCGGCCCCGATGCCCTGCGTCGACCCTGTCACCAGGGCGGTCCGTCCCGTGAGATCGATACGCATGTACGACTCCCTTGCTGTGGCCGGCCGAGGTGCCGGTCCGGGGTCCGCGCCATGGAGCACGGCGGTCACCCGTGCGTGGGCCGCCTCGCCTTCACATGACGCGACGGGTCGTGCGTCGTGACGACGCCGGTCCTGAACGACGCCGACGCCCCTCGCCCGCCCAGCCCGGGGGTAAGCCGCCGCCCAGGCCCGAGGTCAGGCGGTCACGCGATCACGCGGCCTCGCCCCAATACGCCGTCCGTCCGCGGGCGTTCAGTCCGCCAGCTCCGTGTGCAGCGCGTCGAGACCGTCGCGGTAGATGCCGGTGAAAAGGGCCACCATCTCGTCGTCGCTCGTCCCCAGCGGGTGGAAACGCCCGGACCACTCCACTTCCGCGCTGTCGGGCTCGCCGGGCACGGAGTGCACCCGGATCGTCGCGAGATAGCCGGCGACGGGGAACGGCGCCTCCACGATGGTGTAGGTGTAGTGCCGACCCCCCTCGCTGAACCCTGTCAGCCGTTCGACGACGACCTCACCGTCCCCCATGACCAGCCGGCGGACGCGGCCCCCCTCCAGTGGCGTGCTCTCGGCGATCTGCGGAACCCAGTCGGGGAGGGAACCGAAGCCGCCGATCACCTCCCATACACGGCCGGGGGATGCGGGGACGACCCTGCTCACCGAGGTCGATGCCATTGCTTCTGCTCCAGGACTCGTCGGTCTGCGGGGGCGGGAGTGCTCGCGACAGTCGGGCCGGTCGGCTTCACGCCTTCCACGGATCATCATAAAAGGGATATATGGTGAGAGGCACGCGGAGCCCGTCACGCCACGGCGTCGGGCAGGTGCGACCGCCACGACAGCGGCCCACCACGTCTCCTCCGCGGGCCGCCCGGTGCCCCTGAGCACGCGCGGTGGAGGCAACGAGGGCCCGGACAGAGTACGGTGGCGTCACCGAGCGCACCTCGCATGCCGTTATCCGTTTCGGCGTCGCCCTCGGGGAACGGCAGACGCCGGTGCCTAAGCGCTCCGGCCGGAAATGAGCCGCCCCATGACTTCTGGCTCGTACTCTCGCGCCGTCTCGCGCATTCCCTGCGGCGCCCCGCGGTAGCGGACTTCCTGGTTCCCGAGGCGTTCCGGCACCTCGCTCCCCTTGAGCCGACGACCGACGAAGAGGATGCGGCACTCATGTACTCACAGGACGCGATCTCCGGCCACCGCCGAGGCCGCCCCGAACCGACCGCCGAGATGGTCTCCGGACTGGCCTGCCTCATCTGCGGCACGGACTACCGGAACGCGCCGGACGCGGACGCCGTGGTGGTCTCGCACCGCGACGACAAGCAACTCCTCGCCTGCCATGGAACGTGCGCGCGGCTGGCGAGCGGGTCGGTCACGGGGCTGGAGGAGACGCCCCTCCCCCTGGCCGAGCGCCTGCGCAGACACCGGGCCGACCAGCACTGAGACGCTGAGACAGGTGGCATCCCGGACACTCCGTCCGGCGGTGACCACGACCGACGCGGGCCCGGCCTCCCCCGGCTGCGGTCGGCGCACACGCACGCCCGCAGGCGCCCTACGCGCGAGACATCGAACACCATTGCATGACAATTACATGACAAGGAAACGCATGACCCTCATGAGCCTCGGAGTCCTGGCCTCCTCCCGCAAGGAGAACGAGTTCCGGCTCCCGTTGCACCCCGCTCACTTCGACCGGATCGCCCCGGACGTCCGCGCAAGGATCTTCCTGGAACACGGCTACGGCCGGCGGTTCGGCATCGACGACGATGCCCTGCTGCCGCTGGTGGCAGGCCTGCGCTCCCGCGAGCAGCTCCTCGCCGAGTGCGAGGTGCTGCTGCTGCCCAAACCCACGCACGACGACATCGCCGAGCTGCGCGGGGGCCAGGTGCTGTGGGGATGGCCGCACTGTGTGCAGGACGAGAAGATGACCCAGATCGCCATCGACCGACGGCTGACCCTCGTCGCCTGGGAGGCGATGAACCACTGGACGTCCACGGGTGCCTTCAGCGTCCACGTGTTCCACAAGAACAACGAGCTGGCGGGCTACTGCTCGGTGCTGCACGCCCTGCAGCTCGGCGGCATGACCGGTAGCTACGGACGCCGGCTGCGCGCGGTGGTCCTCAGCTTCGGCGCCACGGCACGCGGAGCGGTGACCGGTCTGGGCGCCATGGGGGTCTCCGACGTCACGGTGCTCACCCAGCGCGCCGCCGCGGCGGTGGCCTCGCCCATGCCGTCGGTCGTGATGGGCCACTTCGAGGAGCAGGAGGACGATCCGTCGCGGCTCCGGGCGCTCACCGCGACAGGTCCGGTGCCGCTCGCCGAGTATCTGGCCGGGTTCGACATCATCGTCAACTGCATCCGGCAGGACACCGACGCGCCCTTGATGTTCGTCACCGACGAGGAACTCGCCCTGTTCCGCCCGGGCACCTTCTTCATCGACGTCGCCTGCGACGAGGGCATGGGCTTCGCATGGGCCCGGCCGACCACCTTCGGCGACCCCATGCCCACGGTGGGAGCGGACTGCCACTACTACGGGGTCGACCACAGCCCGTCCCACCTGTGGAACTCGGCCACCTGGGAAATCAGCGAGGCGCTCCTCCCCTACCTGCGCAAGGTCATGAGCGGCCCCGCCGCCTGGGAGGCCGACGCCACGGTCAGGAACGCCATCGAGATCCGCGACGGCGTCGTACAGAACCCGAAGATCCTCTCGTTCCAGCACCGTACGGCCGCGTACCCCCACGCTCCCGAGATCCCGGCCCCGGCGCCTCGACCCGCCGTGCAGCCGGCCTGACAACGCCCAAGGTGCTCGTCACCGACCGTACGGTCGGTGACGGACGCGGCGCGCTCGGCGGCCGGCCCTTCCCGGAATCAGGCTTCCGCGCGCTTCGGCAACCGCCAGTTCGGCCGCGGGAAGTGGCACGTGTAGCCCTCGGGGTACTTCCGCAGGTAGTCCTGGTGCTCCGGTTCGGCCTCCCAGAAGGCGCCGGCCGGCACGACCTCGGTCACGACCTTCCCCGGCCACAGTCCCGAGGCCTCGACATCGGCGATCGTGTCCTCGGCGACGCGTCGCTGCTCGTCGTCGAAGTAGAAGATCGCGGAGCGGTAGCTGAGGCCGATGTCGTTCCCCTGCCGGTTCTGCGTACTCGGGTCATGGATCTGGAAGAAGTACTCCAGGATGGCGCGGTAGTCGGTCGCGGCGGGGTCGAAGGTGATCTCGATCGATTCGGCGTGGGTTCCGTGATTGCGGTAGGTCGCGTGAGGCACGTCGCCGCCGCTGTATCCCACCCGCGTGTCCAGGACACCCGGGAGCGTCCGGATCAGTTCCTGCATCCCCCAGAAGCAGCCACCCGCCAGCAACGCCTTTTCCTCAGTGGCGCTCATAGCTCTTCACATCCCTTTTCTTCTCTTTGCGCGGTCCGCCTGCGGGCCGCGCAAACTCAACGGCGCGGCCGTCGGCCGTTCCCCCACGGACAGACGTCCAGGGCGTGCCCGAAAATTCCCGTCGGCCCGCGCAGCCCGGCAGTACGCCGTCCGGCGGCCGCCCGGAACCCGCACCCGTAGTGAATCACGGGGCCCGCGCCGCGTCGCGGGCTCCCCGTCAGGCTGACCGGCGCAGCCCCGCGATGAGGAGTTCGACCAGTCGCCGCGCGTCATAGCGGGGATCGGCGTCCGCGCCGATGCAGAGGTTCCCGACGCCGCGCATGAGCACGATCGCGTCCATGTCGGAGCGGATCTCGCCGGCGTCGGCCGCGGCTTCGAGCAGTCGGCCGCACACGGGCACCAGACGGTCGAGGAAGTAGGCGTGCAGCGTGTCGAAGCCGGCGGCGTCGGACTGCAGCACAGCGGCCAGTCCGTGCTTGGTGACCAGGAAGTCGACGAAGAGGTTGATCCACTGCCCCAGTGCGGCATGCGGGGTCGGGGAGCTCGCCAGCAGGGCAGGGCCGGCCTCGGCGCAGGCTTCGACCTGGTGCCGGTAGACGGCGATGATGAGATCCGCCCGCGTCGGGAAGTGGCGGTAGATCGTGCCCGTCCCGACGCCGGCCTTGGCGGCGATGTCACGCACCGGAGCCTCCACGCCCGCGGTCACGAAGATCGCGGCGGCCGCGTCGAGCAGGGTCTCCTCGTTGCGCCGGGCGTCCGCCCGCTTGGGCCGGGCCGCTCGCCCCGACTCCCCATCACCGCCACCGACCGTGCCGCCGTCACTCATCGCGCCATCCTCTCCACCACCGGGCTTGCTATCCGGAACGGCGTTCCGTATCTTCAAACGGGACAAGGTTCCGTTTGCCCATCATCCCAGAGCCAGGGCCGACAGGCCAAACCGTGCGTGGTCAGCCGCTGACCCGTCGAAGAGGCCGGGCGACGGGCGCACGGGAAGCCCGGCACGGGTGAACGCGAACGCGGTGGCGACAGACGTCGGCACGGCACCTGTCCGGCCCGCGCCCGACCCGGCGCAGACCCCCGCCACACACCACAACCCCCACCCCGACCCCACCACACCAACCGCGCGAAGAACCTGAACGGAAGGCACCTCCATGCCCGAATCACGCACGGCGACCGCCCCCGCCACCACGCTCACGCCCACTCCTGTCGTCTCCGTGAAGCCGGTCGTCCTGTCGGCCCCTGGCCGCGGTGAGGACCTGCGGGTCCGGGTGTCCGCGCCCACGACCGGGCACGACCTGCCCGTCATCGTCTTCTCGCACGGCTACAGCTGGTCGATGGACGGCTACGCCCCACTCGCGGACTTCTGGGCCGCGCGCGGCTTCGTGGTCCTGCAACCCACCCATCTCGACTCGAGGACACTCGATCTGCCCGCGGACGACCCCCGTACGCCACTGATCTGGCGTTTCCGGGTCGAGGACATGAAGCGCGTCATCGACCAACTCGACCTGCTGGAAGCTTCCGTGCCCGGCCTCGCAGGGCGTCTGGACCGGAGTCGCGTCGCCGTGGCCGGTCACTCCTGGGGGGCCCAGACGGCAAGCATGCTGCTGGGTGCGCGCGTGCTCGATTCCGAAGGCGTCCCGGGAGAGGACCTGTCCGATCCGCGGGTATCGGCGGGTGTGCTGCTCGCCCTGCCCGGCCGGGGCGGGGACGACCTGTCCCCGTTCGCGGCCGAGCACTTCCCCTTCATGAACCCGTCCTTCGACGACATGACGGCACCGGTCCTCGTCGTCGCCGGGGATCAGGACCAGTCCGCGCTGTCCGTCCGGGGACCGGACTGGTTCACCGACCCGTACTTCCTGAGCCCGGCCGACAAGAGCCTGCTGACCCTGTTCGGCGCGGAACACTCGCTCGGCGGGATCCCCGGGTACGGCGTCGCGGAGACGACGGACGAAAGTCCCGAACGGGTCGCTCTGATACAGCAGTTCACATGGGCATTCCTTCGCAGCGCGCTCGACCCCGAGGACACCGGCTGGCGGGCGGCGTGCTCCGCGCTGGAGGAGGATCCCAAGCCGCTGGGTCAGGTTCAGAGCAAGTAGGGAAGTAGGCCATGCCGTCGGCCCGAAGCGGGCACCGCGGCCTGTGCCCGCGGCTGTCCGGCCCCGCGGTCCCGCGGCGCGGTCCCGCCGAGCGCCCCCGGAACATACGGCGATCGGGGCGGAGCGCCGTGTCCTCGGCGCTCCGCCCCGAGTCACGGGCGGTCGCCGGTGCCGCCGCCGGTGGGCGCGGAGGTCCGCTGACGGCCTCCCGGACGGGGCACGCCGGCCGCGTCGTGGACGCTGTCGTGGGCGGCGGCCGCCACCGCTTCGGCCGTGATGCCGAACTCGGTGTAGAGGCGCTGGTAGTCCGCCGAGGCGCCGTAGTGCTCCAGGCTGACGATGCGTCCTGCGTCTCCGACCACGTCGCGCCAGCCCTGTCCCACGGCGGCCTCGACGCTGACCCGTGCCCGTACCTCCGGCGGCAGCACCTCGTCCTGGTAGTCCCGGGGCTGGGCGGCGAACCACTCCCGGCACGGCATGGACACCACGCGTGCCCTCAGACCGTCACGGGCCAGGAGGGCGCGGGCGTCGAGGGCGATCCGCACCTCCGAGCCGGTCGCGACGAGGATGACGTCCGGCGACGCACCGTCGCCGCCCTCGGTGCCCTCGGCGAGGACGTAACCACCGTGCGCCGCACCGGAGGCCGCGGCGAACTCCCCGCTGTCGCGGTCCAGGACCGGAAGGTTCTGACGGGTCAGGATCATCCCGGCGGGGCGGTCGGTGTGTTCCAGGACGGCGCGCCAGCAGGCGGCGGTCTCGTTCGCGTCGGCGGGACGCACCACGTCCAGACCCGGGACGGCGCGCAGCGCGGCGAGGTGTTCGACGGGCTGGTGGGTGGGCCCGTCCTCGCCGAGGCCGATCGAGTCGTGGGTCCACACGTAGGTGGTGGGCAACCGCATCAGCGCCGCCAGACGCACAGCGGGACGCATGTAGTCGGAGAAGGTGAGAAAGGTGCCGCCGTACGGGCGGGTCAGGCTCTGCAGGGCGATGCCGTTGAGCACCGCACCCATGGCGTGCTCTCGGATCCCGAAGTGCAGAGTGCGCCCGTACGGTCCGCCCTTCCACTCCTTGGTCTGCCGGTCGGCCGGTACGAAGGACGGTTCGCCGTCCATCGTGGTGTTGTTGCTCTCGGCCAGGTCGGCCGAGCCTCCCCACAGTTCCGGCAGTACGCCCGCGAGCGCGGTGAGGACCTCGCCGGACGCCTTCCGGGTGGCCATTCCCTTCGGGTCGGCCGGGAACTCGGGCAGCGCCTCGGTCCATCCCTTGGGCAGTTCCTGTGCCTGCAGCCGGTCCAGCAGCGTCCCGCGGTCCGGGTTCGCCTCCCGCCAGGCGCTGAACGCCTCCTGCCACTGGGCGTGCGCCTCACGGCCGCGATCGGAGGCGGAGCGGGTCCGCGCCAGGACCTCGTCCTCGACGACGAACGTGCGCTCGGGATCGAAGCCCAGCAACTCCTTGGTCGCGGCGACCTCCTCGTCGCCGAGCGCCGAGCCGTGGGCCTTCCCGGTGTTCTGCCTGGTCGGAGCCGGCCAGCCGATCAGGGTACGCAGCATGATCAGCGAGGGGCGCCCCGTCTCCTTTCTGGCCGCCTCGATCGCCGCCAGGAGCGCATCGACGTCCTCCACGTAGTCGCCGGTGCGAGTCCAGTCCACCGTCCGCACGTGCCAGCCGTACGCGGCGTATCGGGCGGGGACGTCCTCGCTGAAGGAGACGTCGGTGTCGTCCTCGATGGAGATGTGGTTGGCGTCGTAGAACACCACCAGGTTCCCCAGCTCCTGATGGCCGGCCAGCGACCCGGCCTCGGCGGTGACGCCCTCCATCATGTCGCCGTCCGAGGCGATCACGTACACGTGGTGGTCGAAGGGCGAGGTACCCGGTGCGGCGTCCGGGTCGAGCAGGCCACGCTCGCGGCGCGCGGCCATCGCCATGCCCACCGCGGCGGCCAGGCCCTGGCCCAGGGGGCCGGTGGTGATCTCCACACCGGCCGTGTGGCGGTGTTCCGGATGTCCGGGGGTGGCCGAGCCCCAGGTGCGGTAGGCCTGGAGGTCGGACAGCTCAAGCCCGTATCCGGCCAGGTAGAGCTGGATGTACAGGGTCAGGCTCGAATGCCCGCAGGACAGCACGAACCGGTCCCGGCCGAGCCACCGGTCGTCACCCGGGTCGTGCCTCATCACCTTCTGGAAGAGCAGATACGCCAGGGGTGCGAGGCTCATCGCGGTCCCGGGATGGCCGTTCCCGACCTTCTGCACCGCGTCCGCGGCCAGCAGTCGGACGGTGTCCACCGCCCGCACGTCCACCGGGTCCCAGCCCACCCGGTCGGCCACCGGCAGACCCAGGCCTCGATCACGTCCGGCGATCACGCTCGCGGTGTTCGACGGCTCGCTCACCATGCGGTTCTCCTCAGCACATCGTGGATTCACCAAGCAGGCGACTTCCTCGCCGGCCGCGCTGTGCCGGCCGCCGCCCGCACCGGCGTGCCGGAACTCCCCGGAGGGTCGGTGCCGGCCGCGTACAGGGACCCGGCGAAACCGGCTCGGTGGAACGCGTACCCGGGCCTTGTCGCCACACGCCCCACGACCGGGCCTGTACGCCGCCGAGGGGCCGTCACCGCGTCCACGGCGGCTTCGCGACCTTCACCCCGCACGCGGACCCGCGCGATCACACCCGCGCGATCACACCCGCACGATCCGTCCCGGGCCGCCGAGGGACGGGGCCCGGGGTTCTACTCCGCTTCGCCCGAGGGGTCGCCGAGTCCGAGCTCGTGCTCCAACCGGCTGCGAATCTCGGTGGGCAGCTGTCCCGTTCGTGCCCACTCGACGATCAGCTCGGCCACATGCCGCAGCTTGACGTTGGTGTTCTGGGAGATGCTCCGCAGCGTGTCCCAGCCCTGGTCCGGAGTCAGCCGGCCGACCGCCAGGATGACACCGATGGCCTGATCGACAACGGCGTGCGACCGCACTGCCTGCTTGAGCTGGAGATTCTCGTCCTCCAGGCGCAGCACCTCGTCCGCCGAGGCCTCGAAGGCCGGGGGAAACTGCTGCGTCATGTCCGCTTCGGACGTCAACGTCGCCTCCGTGTTCCGGGGAGTCCGGCGCTACTTCGTCTCATCTCATGCCCTCGAATCCGGCGCCGTCACACGGTCGTCGGGAGCCGGCCCGCGCCGCCGCCCGGGGTGCCCGGGGAGCGAGCCGGCGACGTCATCCGTCACCTTCCGTGGCACGTGCGCGCGGGGACGCACTTCGCGGCTGCCGGTTGCCGGCGCCGCCGTGTTCGGCGTCGTGCCGGGCGAGAAGGGCCAGCAGGTCCGCCACCGTCGGTCCGGAGTCCGCCGGGTGCCGCAGGAGGGTGCCCTCCTCGATCTGGTACTCGTTCGAGCGCCCCTGCCGGGTGTGGGTGAGGTAGCCGCCCTCCTCCAGGTCAGAAATGATCTTCTGGACAGCCCGCTCGGTGAGCTGGCAGCGCGCGGCGATGTCGCGGATGCGCGTGGTGCGGTCCTCGGCGATGGCGGCCAGCACGCGCGCATGGTTCGTGAGGAACGTCCAGCCTGTGTGGGACTCGGGTACTCCGTGCATCATCCCAGAGTAGACGCAGTATTCACGTATAAGAAAGGGCGAAAATCTTTTCCTGTATCTCTTGACGGGTGAAGAGCGGGGCACGGACCCTTGAGGGGTTCCCGCCCACGGCGACCCACCGCCGTGGGCTTCGGCCCTGGCACGCCCCACCGAGCCCTGTCCCACGGAAGGGATGACCGAGATGGAGTCCCCACGGCTGTCGGTAACCCGCTCCACCACCGCCGAGGGCATCGCTGTGCTGGCCCTGCGCGGCGAGATCGACTTCACCACCGGCACCGAGGTCCAGCGTGCGCTCCTCGGTCCCGACGGCGAGGCGGCCGCCCGCACCGTGGTGGAGCTGAGTCAGGTCACTTTCATGGACTCCAGCGGCATCAACGCGCTCATCGGGGCCCACCACGCCGCCACCGCCCAGCAGGGCTGGGTGCGCCTGGCGGCCCCCTCCCCCTCGATACTGCGCGTCCTGCAGATCGTCGGCCTCGACACCGTCATCACCTGCTATCCCACGCTCCAGCAGGCGTTGGGCGTGGGGGCCCGGGGCGGCCGGGCCCGCGCCGACCGTGACCGGCCCGATGGTCCAGCGGGTGACTGAGGTGAGGGCGTACGGCGACTTCGCGCCATGAGGCCGCCGGACACCGGCCGAGGACGGTCACCATCCGCGTGGGCCGCCCGCAGCCCGGGTCCGGCCCGGCGAGAGCCCGCGGCGGGTCCCGGTCAGCCTTCGTGGCTCGGGAGGATCTCCTTGACCTTGGCGATGGCGAAGCCCCACCCCTGCGACACGGTCGGTTTGCCCGGCACGGCCACCTCCTGCGGATTGGTCAGGACGTCCAACAGCACCGGCCCGGGGGTGTCGAGGGCCCGGCGGACGCTGTCGTCGAGATCGGCCGGGTCGGTGACGCGGATGCCCGTGAGACCGAGCGCGGTGGCCACCGCGGCGAAGTCGGGGTTGTCGAGTTCCGTACCGAACTCGGGCAGTCCGGCCTGCTCCTGTTCGAGTTTGACCATCCCCAGGCGGCGGTTGTCGAAGACCACGAGTTTCACCGGCAGCCGGTACGTCTTGATCGTCACGAGGTCGCCCAGCAGCATGCTCAGTCCGCCGTCGCCGCAGAAGGCGACGATCTGACGGTCGGGTGCCCAGAGTTGGGCCCCGAGGGCCTGGGGCATGGCGTTGGCCATCGAACCAAGGTTGTACGAGCCGATCAGGCGCCTGCTCCCGCGCATGCTGACGAAGCGGGAGAGCCAGACGGTGGCCATTCCGGTGTCGGAGGTGAAGACGGCGTCCTCGGCGGCGTGGGCGTCCACCGCGGCGGCCAGCGCCTCGGGGCGGATCTCGTGGTCGCGGTTGTCCAGGGCGGCCCTCAGCTTCCCGGTCCAGCGGTGCTCGTGACCCGGGTCGGCCAGCCGCCGCTGCCCTTCCTGCCAGTGGGCGAACCGTTCCCGCGCGGCGTCCAGGTGGCCCCGGTCCGTCGCCGTCCGCACCAGCGGGAGCAGGGCCCGTAGCGTCGCGCCCACGTCGCC
It encodes:
- a CDS encoding SRPBCC family protein translates to MASTSVSRVVPASPGRVWEVIGGFGSLPDWVPQIAESTPLEGGRVRRLVMGDGEVVVERLTGFSEGGRHYTYTIVEAPFPVAGYLATIRVHSVPGEPDSAEVEWSGRFHPLGTSDDEMVALFTGIYRDGLDALHTELAD
- a CDS encoding MarR family transcriptional regulator, producing MHGVPESHTGWTFLTNHARVLAAIAEDRTTRIRDIAARCQLTERAVQKIISDLEEGGYLTHTRQGRSNEYQIEEGTLLRHPADSGPTVADLLALLARHDAEHGGAGNRQPRSASPRARATEGDG
- a CDS encoding ANTAR domain-containing protein, whose product is MTSEADMTQQFPPAFEASADEVLRLEDENLQLKQAVRSHAVVDQAIGVILAVGRLTPDQGWDTLRSISQNTNVKLRHVAELIVEWARTGQLPTEIRSRLEHELGLGDPSGEAE
- a CDS encoding SAM-dependent methyltransferase yields the protein MSGSEGLPQGVDPDKASVARMYDAMLGGRHNFAIDREALAAFTAIDPQVRTLARANRAFLGRAVRFLVDAGVRQFIDLGSGIPTQGNVHEVAQAACPGARVVYVDSDPVAVAHSASLLADNPDTDIVDADIRRPAEVLSSPQVQKLIDFDQPVAVLMITILHFIAPEEDPAGIVAAFRDALPEESWLALTHATNQDRPDTAAAVGKLYRSRATSPVTARSHGEILGLFDGFDLVEPGLVYVPLWRPDADDHIPENPSEYWVYSGVGRKRPAGG
- the tkt gene encoding transketolase, with the protein product MVSEPSNTASVIAGRDRGLGLPVADRVGWDPVDVRAVDTVRLLAADAVQKVGNGHPGTAMSLAPLAYLLFQKVMRHDPGDDRWLGRDRFVLSCGHSSLTLYIQLYLAGYGLELSDLQAYRTWGSATPGHPEHRHTAGVEITTGPLGQGLAAAVGMAMAARRERGLLDPDAAPGTSPFDHHVYVIASDGDMMEGVTAEAGSLAGHQELGNLVVFYDANHISIEDDTDVSFSEDVPARYAAYGWHVRTVDWTRTGDYVEDVDALLAAIEAARKETGRPSLIMLRTLIGWPAPTRQNTGKAHGSALGDEEVAATKELLGFDPERTFVVEDEVLARTRSASDRGREAHAQWQEAFSAWREANPDRGTLLDRLQAQELPKGWTEALPEFPADPKGMATRKASGEVLTALAGVLPELWGGSADLAESNNTTMDGEPSFVPADRQTKEWKGGPYGRTLHFGIREHAMGAVLNGIALQSLTRPYGGTFLTFSDYMRPAVRLAALMRLPTTYVWTHDSIGLGEDGPTHQPVEHLAALRAVPGLDVVRPADANETAACWRAVLEHTDRPAGMILTRQNLPVLDRDSGEFAAASGAAHGGYVLAEGTEGGDGASPDVILVATGSEVRIALDARALLARDGLRARVVSMPCREWFAAQPRDYQDEVLPPEVRARVSVEAAVGQGWRDVVGDAGRIVSLEHYGASADYQRLYTEFGITAEAVAAAAHDSVHDAAGVPRPGGRQRTSAPTGGGTGDRP
- a CDS encoding STAS domain-containing protein, whose translation is MTEMESPRLSVTRSTTAEGIAVLALRGEIDFTTGTEVQRALLGPDGEAAARTVVELSQVTFMDSSGINALIGAHHAATAQQGWVRLAAPSPSILRVLQIVGLDTVITCYPTLQQALGVGARGGRARADRDRPDGPAGD
- a CDS encoding alpha/beta fold hydrolase, whose translation is MPESRTATAPATTLTPTPVVSVKPVVLSAPGRGEDLRVRVSAPTTGHDLPVIVFSHGYSWSMDGYAPLADFWAARGFVVLQPTHLDSRTLDLPADDPRTPLIWRFRVEDMKRVIDQLDLLEASVPGLAGRLDRSRVAVAGHSWGAQTASMLLGARVLDSEGVPGEDLSDPRVSAGVLLALPGRGGDDLSPFAAEHFPFMNPSFDDMTAPVLVVAGDQDQSALSVRGPDWFTDPYFLSPADKSLLTLFGAEHSLGGIPGYGVAETTDESPERVALIQQFTWAFLRSALDPEDTGWRAACSALEEDPKPLGQVQSK
- a CDS encoding N(5)-(carboxyethyl)ornithine synthase, giving the protein MTLMSLGVLASSRKENEFRLPLHPAHFDRIAPDVRARIFLEHGYGRRFGIDDDALLPLVAGLRSREQLLAECEVLLLPKPTHDDIAELRGGQVLWGWPHCVQDEKMTQIAIDRRLTLVAWEAMNHWTSTGAFSVHVFHKNNELAGYCSVLHALQLGGMTGSYGRRLRAVVLSFGATARGAVTGLGAMGVSDVTVLTQRAAAAVASPMPSVVMGHFEEQEDDPSRLRALTATGPVPLAEYLAGFDIIVNCIRQDTDAPLMFVTDEELALFRPGTFFIDVACDEGMGFAWARPTTFGDPMPTVGADCHYYGVDHSPSHLWNSATWEISEALLPYLRKVMSGPAAWEADATVRNAIEIRDGVVQNPKILSFQHRTAAYPHAPEIPAPAPRPAVQPA
- a CDS encoding SDR family NAD(P)-dependent oxidoreductase, producing the protein MRIDLTGRTALVTGSTQGIGAAIAAGLADAGARVGVNGRDKEKVDAAVRQLREEVPDGDFVAIGADVSSEEGAATALDALPDVDVLINNLGVFGSQDPLDITDEEWRRYFEVNVLAAVRLTRAYLPRMIESDWGRVQYIASESAVAIPEEMIHYGMTKTALLAVGRGFAKKAAGTGVTVNSVLAGPTHTAGVEEFVYELVGRDLPWEEAERIFMREHRPQSLLRRLIAPEEIANMVVYLSSDQASATTGGALRVDGGCIDAVIP
- a CDS encoding TetR/AcrR family transcriptional regulator, which gives rise to MSDGGTVGGGDGESGRAARPKRADARRNEETLLDAAAAIFVTAGVEAPVRDIAAKAGVGTGTIYRHFPTRADLIIAVYRHQVEACAEAGPALLASSPTPHAALGQWINLFVDFLVTKHGLAAVLQSDAAGFDTLHAYFLDRLVPVCGRLLEAAADAGEIRSDMDAIVLMRGVGNLCIGADADPRYDARRLVELLIAGLRRSA
- the msrA gene encoding peptide-methionine (S)-S-oxide reductase MsrA; amino-acid sequence: MSATEEKALLAGGCFWGMQELIRTLPGVLDTRVGYSGGDVPHATYRNHGTHAESIEITFDPAATDYRAILEYFFQIHDPSTQNRQGNDIGLSYRSAIFYFDDEQRRVAEDTIADVEASGLWPGKVVTEVVPAGAFWEAEPEHQDYLRKYPEGYTCHFPRPNWRLPKRAEA